A window of Nocardiopsis sp. Huas11 genomic DNA:
GTTGCCCGGCAGGGTGATGATCGGCGTCCCCTCCGGCCCCACGGTGCCGAACCCCTGCGGCTTGCCGGGCTGCACGGCCACCTGGGTGAACTGGACGGTGCCCAGCCGGCTCAGGACCTCCTTGACCACGTCGTAGGCGCCCATGCTGACGCCGCCCGTGGTGACGATGACGTCGGCCCGCCCCAGCAGGCCTTCGAGGGTCTCCATCACCGTGGCGGGGTCGTCGCCGACGAATCCGTGCCGGTGGACGTCGCAGCCCGCCTCACGGGCGGCGGCCGCGATCATGAAGCTGTTGGACTCCCAGATCTGGCCGTGTCCGAGCGGGCGTCCGGGTTCGACGAGCTCCTCCCCCGTGGAGAGCACCACGACGCGGGGGCGCGGGTAGACGGGGACGGTCCGGCGGCCGACCGCCGCCAGGACGCCCATCTCTCCCGGGCCCAGGCGCACACCGGAGCGCAGCACGGTGGTGCCCTCGCGGACGTCGTCCCCCGCGCGCCGGATGGCGTTGCCGACGCGTACCGGGCGGTCCACGCCGACAGTGACGGTGCCGCCGTCGGTCCACTCGACGGGAACGACGGCGTCGGCGCCGGCGGGCAGGGGCGCCCCGGTCATGATGCGGGCGCACAGGCCCGGCCGCACGGCCGTGGGCGTGGCGTCGCCCGCGGGGATGTCGGCGACGACGGGGAGCCGGACGGGGGCGTCGGGGGCGGCCTTCTCCAGGTCGGCGGCGCACACGGCGTAGCCGTCCATGGAGGAGTTGTCGAAGCCGGGCAGGTCCACCGGGGACACGACGTCCGCGGCGAGCACGGCGCCGTGCGCGCGCAGCAGGTCGAGTTCGGTGGGCTCGGGTGCCGCGATCAGCCCCAGGATGTCCGTGATGTGCTGTTCAACGGTCTTCACTGGATGGTCCTCCGGGGGTCGTGGGTCCGTGTGGCCACCTCCCCGCCCTCTGGAGGTGACCGGTTTCCCATTGTCCCCGTCTCCGGACCGGGTGCCGCGAGCCCGGCCGGGGCGGGGCTCGCCGGGCCGTCAGTCCCGCCCGGACTCCTGGCGCTCGACGAACTCCCGCAGCCAGGGCAGCAGCTCGGCCCGCAGGTCCGGCCGGCGGCACGCGAAGTCCACGACGGTGCGGATGTAGTCGGCCTTGTTGCCGGTGTCGTAGCGGCGGCCGCGGAAGAGCACGCCGCGCACCGTGCCGCCGTCCTCGGGCTTGCGGCGGGCCAGCTCGCGCAGGGCGTCGGTCAGCTGGATCTCGCCCCCGCGGCCGGGCGGGGTCTCGTGCAGCACGGGGAAGACGGCCGGGTCGCACACGTAGCGGCCGATGATCGCCCACCGGCTCGGGGCCTGCTCGGGGGCGGGCTTCTCCACCAGGTCGG
This region includes:
- the glp gene encoding gephyrin-like molybdotransferase Glp, with amino-acid sequence MKTVEQHITDILGLIAAPEPTELDLLRAHGAVLAADVVSPVDLPGFDNSSMDGYAVCAADLEKAAPDAPVRLPVVADIPAGDATPTAVRPGLCARIMTGAPLPAGADAVVPVEWTDGGTVTVGVDRPVRVGNAIRRAGDDVREGTTVLRSGVRLGPGEMGVLAAVGRRTVPVYPRPRVVVLSTGEELVEPGRPLGHGQIWESNSFMIAAAAREAGCDVHRHGFVGDDPATVMETLEGLLGRADVIVTTGGVSMGAYDVVKEVLSRLGTVQFTQVAVQPGKPQGFGTVGPEGTPIITLPGNPVSAYVSFQVFVLPALRRLRGLEPRSLPTTRAALTTAVTSPPGRRSYLRAVLSEESEGATAGRTVSPASRQGSHQLSALAGANALVVVPEDTTELPEGAVVEVVLLPELP